The Rhodothermales bacterium genome window below encodes:
- a CDS encoding SUMF1/EgtB/PvdO family nonheme iron enzyme has product MTDLPAVRPIRIFISSPGDVAAERDALEDLITNDLQPRLGRHLGVYIEALRWETHGRPGLGDIQSNLFEQLGAYHIYVGIFWRRFGTPTGNHESGSEAEFYDAYERWMADNRRPVMLYFCEREFTVDPRKLTPEQLQEIKAQDEKVEAFRNEVSGKGLFWKYTDLVDFRQHVTRHLNDQIFEIVGTPDRGPAPRPLVGDVRSPEESTREKRRESLPEIDMPPPPAAPYRRLQRFERNDAAVFFGRDRDIVELYQAITSKGPIILFYGDSGVGKSSLLEAGVLRYLETVHQVKMKRRDQPLGLAGTLANLLDVPAEPAAVANAWHALEAKAGKPLTVILDQAEEYVTLPMPAGADTSGGDAPWVVEMRALLAIVERLFAVRANRPGGRLVLSFRKEWLAEITRGLSGVGLPFFPVFLERLDRAGVVEVVRGPATREELREMYRLQIEEKVPEAVADAILDDPRTPAAPVLSILMARMWERAVEKDPVAPTFSTALFEDIRDGEGLGLAEFLSRQLAALRAWDASVVDSGLAIDVLAAHVTDRVTAGAMTDADVERIYPHVRDRVQALRVRCQEMYLLVSYRPDGASVPVTRLAHDTLAPVILQHHKASNAPGQRAQRLLESQAVDWKDGQRGNKLDHVNLKLVEKGAIGMRFLTIDETRLVKASYRRQLWRRLQRLGVAAMISVFALVGVVVLSEIVVPTVAQKLQHCGAAGELDVWCSACKEAEGTWNKELLADQGYCTGSNWMAFDDSAFVEIPAGPFTMGSESGFPDEAPVRDIIVSDTFFMGSTEVTQRQWFAVMGTVPSTYRGFELPVQNVTWFDT; this is encoded by the coding sequence ATGACCGACCTGCCCGCCGTCCGCCCGATCCGCATCTTCATCTCCTCGCCAGGCGACGTCGCGGCCGAGCGCGACGCGTTGGAGGATTTGATCACCAACGACCTCCAGCCCCGGCTCGGCCGGCACCTCGGCGTCTACATCGAGGCGCTCCGATGGGAAACCCACGGCCGGCCCGGCCTCGGCGATATCCAGTCGAACCTCTTCGAACAACTCGGCGCGTACCACATCTACGTCGGCATCTTCTGGCGACGGTTCGGGACGCCGACAGGGAATCATGAATCGGGCTCGGAGGCGGAATTTTACGACGCGTACGAACGCTGGATGGCCGACAACCGCCGGCCGGTGATGCTGTATTTCTGTGAGCGGGAATTCACGGTCGACCCCCGAAAACTCACCCCGGAGCAGCTCCAGGAGATCAAAGCGCAGGACGAAAAGGTGGAGGCGTTCCGGAACGAAGTCTCGGGCAAGGGGCTGTTCTGGAAGTACACCGATCTGGTCGATTTTCGACAGCACGTCACGCGGCATCTCAACGATCAGATCTTCGAGATCGTGGGAACTCCCGATAGGGGTCCCGCTCCTCGGCCTCTGGTTGGCGATGTGCGTTCGCCCGAAGAATCCACCAGGGAAAAACGCCGCGAGAGCCTTCCAGAAATCGACATGCCGCCGCCGCCGGCCGCCCCGTATCGCCGGCTGCAGCGGTTTGAGCGTAACGATGCCGCCGTTTTTTTCGGACGAGACCGGGACATCGTCGAACTCTACCAGGCCATCACGAGCAAAGGACCGATCATCCTCTTCTACGGGGATAGCGGCGTCGGCAAATCCTCCCTGCTGGAAGCCGGCGTGTTGCGCTATCTGGAAACCGTGCACCAGGTTAAAATGAAGCGGCGCGACCAACCGTTGGGCCTGGCCGGCACACTGGCCAACCTCCTCGACGTGCCGGCCGAGCCGGCGGCTGTAGCAAATGCGTGGCATGCCCTGGAAGCAAAAGCGGGCAAGCCGCTGACGGTCATCCTCGATCAGGCCGAAGAATACGTCACCCTTCCCATGCCCGCCGGGGCGGATACGTCGGGGGGCGATGCGCCGTGGGTCGTGGAAATGCGCGCGCTGCTGGCGATCGTGGAGCGGCTCTTTGCCGTCAGGGCCAATCGCCCTGGGGGCCGGCTGGTGCTCTCGTTTCGCAAAGAGTGGCTGGCCGAGATAACTCGCGGCCTATCGGGGGTTGGACTTCCCTTTTTCCCCGTGTTTCTGGAGCGGCTGGACCGTGCGGGCGTGGTCGAGGTCGTGCGTGGGCCGGCGACCCGCGAGGAGCTGCGCGAGATGTATCGCCTCCAGATCGAAGAAAAGGTGCCCGAAGCCGTGGCCGATGCCATCCTGGACGACCCCAGAACGCCGGCCGCTCCCGTGCTCTCGATCCTCATGGCGCGTATGTGGGAGCGTGCGGTGGAGAAAGACCCCGTGGCCCCCACCTTTTCCACCGCCCTGTTCGAGGACATCCGCGACGGTGAAGGACTCGGGCTTGCGGAGTTTCTCTCGCGCCAGCTCGCGGCCCTGCGCGCGTGGGACGCGTCCGTGGTCGACTCGGGCCTGGCCATCGATGTCCTCGCGGCACACGTAACCGACCGCGTCACCGCCGGCGCCATGACCGACGCCGACGTGGAGCGTATCTATCCCCACGTGCGCGATCGGGTCCAGGCGCTCCGCGTGCGGTGTCAGGAAATGTACCTGCTCGTGTCGTACCGTCCCGACGGAGCGTCCGTACCCGTGACCCGGCTCGCGCATGATACGCTGGCGCCCGTGATCCTCCAGCATCACAAAGCTTCGAATGCTCCCGGGCAGCGGGCCCAGCGGTTGCTGGAGAGTCAGGCGGTGGATTGGAAGGACGGGCAGCGAGGCAACAAGCTCGATCACGTCAATCTGAAGCTGGTTGAGAAGGGCGCAATTGGAATGCGCTTCCTGACAATCGATGAGACGCGACTGGTGAAAGCTAGCTACAGAAGGCAGCTATGGCGCCGTTTGCAGCGCCTCGGTGTGGCCGCGATGATTTCCGTTTTTGCGTTGGTGGGAGTCGTCGTGTTATCGGAAATCGTTGTCCCCACGGTCGCGCAGAAGCTCCAGCACTGCGGCGCGGCCGGCGAACTCGATGTGTGGTGCAGCGCGTGTAAAGAGGCCGAGGGCACCTGGAATAAGGAGCTTCTGGCTGATCAGGGATATTGCACCGGATCAAATTGGATGGCCTTTGACGACAGTGCATTCGTTGAAATACCGGCCGGCCCGTTCACCATGGGCTCGGAGAGTGGATTCCCCGATGAGGCGCCTGTTCGGGATATTAT